The Candidatus Binatia bacterium sequence TTCCCAACGCGAGATTCATCTCCATCAGCGTCGACCCGGAACGCGACACTCCCGAGGTTCTCGCCGCGTACGCGAAGAAGCTCGACGTCGAGCGGGACCGCTGGTTCTTCCTAACCGGCGATCGCGACGCCGTCTACGAACTCGCCAGCTCCGGCTTGCTCCTGCCGGCACAAGAAGGTGACGTCGACCAGGGGCAGGAAGCCGTTCTCCACAGCTCGCGTTTCGTGTTGATCGACAGCGAGGGGCGCGTCCGCGGGTTCTACGACTCCCGCGACACCGGCGCCCTCCTCCGACTACGCTCGGATCTGCGCCGCGTCGACGACGCGCCTCTCGGCTGAAGACCCAAGCTCGATCCCAAGCACTCGTCTCTCACGGTCCGCGGGTGGTACTCTACCGAGGGGAGTCGAGGCGAGATCCAACGGCGAGGCCCCGGCCGGTTCATCACGCATCTCGTGCGGCCGCATCCGCGCGGGGGCCACGAAGTCGCGACCTCGCGTCGCCACCGCAAAGGCCTGTTCCCGCATCACGTTCGCAATCACGCGGAAGCGGACCGACCACGCCCAAGCCACGCCGCCGCCTTCTTGCATCTCTGGGCCCCCGGCAGGGTCGCATGGTGGGTCGCCCTCCTCTTCGCGATCGGAGCTTCGCTCTTCGCGCTCGGCAGCGCGAGCACCGCCTGGCCCGACCTCGCGCCGCGGCTTCTACGGGCCCCCGAAGACCTGACCGCAGTCTTCTTCGTCGGCTCGCTCTTCTTCACGACGGCCGCGTTGCTCCAATGGCTGGAGGCTCTGAACGGCGACGTGACCACCGCGTTCGACGCCGGGTCGCCACGACGCTGGCGCTGGTTCGGCTGGCTTCCGCACAACCTCGGCTACCTCGCGAGCGCCGTGCAGCTCGTCGGCACGCTCCTCTTCAACATGAACACCGCCGACGCCGCCCTCTCGGGGATCGGCTGGGTCGAGGAGGATCTACTCGTGTGGACGCCGAACATGCTCGGGTGCGTCTGCTTCCTCGTAGCGAGCGTCCTCGCACTGGTCGAGGTCACACAGGGGGCGTTCGCGATCGAGCCTCGGAGCATCTCGTGGTGGATCGCAATCATTAACCTCGCGGGCTCGGTCGCCTTCCAGATCTCCGCGTTCTACAGCGTCGCGGCACCCACCCCGTCCCCCGAGAGCTCGGTGTTCCTGGCGAGCCTGTACACCTGGATCGGGGCAGTGTGCTTCTTGGTCGGTGCCTACCTGATGATTCCCGAGCTCTTCGACGAGGCCGAGCAGGCTCCCGCTTCGTAGCCGAGAATCCTCACCCCAGATCACCCGAGCTGAGCGCGACCGAGGGAAACGGCGCTCGCAGCTACACCAGGGAGAGCACCTGGTCGTGAGGAAGCCGGGCCTCGGTGAGCCCCCCGCAACTCGGCCGGCCCGACTCCGAGGCGTGGGCTGATGTGCACGATCGGGGCGTGGGAGTCGCTGTCGGCCGAAATCAGTAGAAGCTCCCGCCTCCGCCGGAGATCAAGACAAACTATCGAAGACACCCGCGACCAAACCGCCTAAAGAGTGGCGATTAAAGAACGTCCCTACCGGCCGGCTCAGCCGCCCGGAGGCGGATCGCCCGGCTTCCACTCGATCGTCGGGCGCTCGGAGCCCGCGTAGATCCGGACCAGCAACGTCCCGACGGCGGCGGCGAGGAACGGCAGCAGGAACGCGAAGCGACCGTATCCTTCGTCCCAAGATGCCGCGCTTCCGAGCAGCCCTACGACGAAGCTGATGCGAGCGACCTGTCGCTCGCGGTCGGTCGTGTCCGACGCACGGTGGGCCGGGTTCGACGGGAGGGGGATGGTCGCGGCGTTACGACGCCGGATCTCCCCGGGGCGTGGCCAGACCGCCGCGGGTCAGCCCTCGACCGGCGTGGGGGCGGCCGCGCCTGCAGCCTCGGCCGCAGCCTCGGCTGCATCGTGCTTCTTGATGGAGCGGTAGATCGTGAAGCCCGCCCCCACAACGATCGCGGGCGGCAATGACAGCATCATGATCGTTCCGAGAACGAAGCCCTTCGTCCAGTCATTCTCTTCGCCGCCGAAGCATACGGCGCACGCATCGGCCAAAGGCGGCACGCAGAGCGCACCGAGAACGACGAGCACAAAGAGCATACCCATCCAGCCGACGCGGCTAGCGCGAGGAGGTCTCATCAGCTCAGTGCCCACCGTCGGCAGTCCCGTGTCCAGCCATGGTGGCCTCGTGCATCTGCACGTACGGATTTCGCTTCGCGGCTTCCTCGGCCTGGAGCGTCTCGAGCTCGTGAATGCCCAGGTCCGGCAGAACGAACACCAGCAGAATCATGACCAGCCCGAGGCAAACACCCAGCGAGACGTTGATCAGCCGGCCCTCGTCCTTCAAGTGCATGAAGAAGGTGCCGATCAGGAAGACCTTCGCAAGCGCGATCACCAGCGCGATGACCACGCCGGGTCCCGGCGGCAGGTTCATGTACGCCACACCCACGGTGAGAATCGTAAGGAACCCGAGGGCTCCGAAGATCGTCAGATAGGTCCGTACCGCGGCCTGCGGATCGTGTCCGTTTGCGCTCATGTTCGTCTCCCGAGTCCCTTCCTACAGCAGATACAGAATGGGGAAAAGGATGACCCAAACCAAGTCGACGAAGTGCCAGTAAAGCCCTGCACACTCCACCCGATCGTGGTTCTTCGCATACATCCCGCGCGCGCCCTGAGACAAAACCACGAACATCAGGACGATTCCGCCGATGACGTGGAGCACGTGGAGCCCGGTCAGCGTGTAGTAGAACGAGCCGAACAAGTTGCTCGAGATGGTGATGCCCTCGTGCCACTTGTGGTTGTACTCGTAGCTCTTGATCATCAGGAAGCCGAAACCGCCCCCGATCGTGCACATCATGAAGCGCTTGAACTTATCGATGTTGCCTTCTTGCATCGCGGCCAGCGCCAACACCATCGTCACCGAGCTCGTGATGAGGACGAAGGTGTTGAGCGTCGCGAGAGGAACGCCCATCATCGCGCGCGGCGGCACCCAGAAGTGGCTCGAGCCACTTCGCAGGATGACGTAAGCGCTGATCAAGCCGCCGAAGAGCATGATCTCGGAGGCAAGGAATGCCCACGTGCCCAGCTTGGCATGTGAGATCCCGGTTCGGGTCGGAACGGATTCAGGAAGCGGAGTCACGGTCGCATTCTCCTATTCAAGTCAGGTCTGAGCGACCGTCAAACTGCCTCGACCTCGTCCTGAGGCCAATAGTCCGAGTCGTGACCCGGGACACTGTACTCGTACGGGCCGCGGTGTACCTCAGGCGGAGTAGCGAAGTTGCCGTGCGGCGGCGGGGACGGACACGCCCACTCGAGAGTGGTCGCTTCCCACGGATTCTCGCCCGCCTCTTCGCCGTTCCAGATGGAGTAGAAGAAGTTGAAGAGGAACGGAATCTGCGCGAACAGCATGATTGCCGCGGCAACACCGATCACCATACTCCAACCCTGAACCGGCAGGTTGTGCCACTGGAGGGTCGGGTCAGCGAGACGACGCTGCATGCCCCACATGCCCTGGATCAGCATCGGGAAGAACACGAAGTTGATCGGAATGATCGTGCCCCAGAAGTGCAGCTTGCCGAGCGACTCGTTCATTCGCCGCCCGAACATCTTCGGGAACCAGTAGTACGTGGCTCCCATGAGGGCGATGAGGCTGCCCGGCGCCACCACGTAGTGGAAGTGGCCGATCACGTAGTACGTGTCGTGGAGGTAGAGATCGGTCGGCGCGAAGCCCAGAGGCAGACCCGTGAGGCCGCCGATGCCGAACATCGGAATGAAGGCGATCGCGAACAACATCGGCGTGTTGTAGCGGATCTGCGCTCCTCGCAGACTCAACAACAGGCACGTCAGAATCGCGACGGATGGAATTGAGATCGTCATCGTCGTCGTCACAAACAAGTTCGCGAGGCTCGTCCTCATGCCCGAAACGAACATGTGGTGCGCCCAGACGACGAAGCTCAGTGCGCCGATCAAGACCATCGAACCGACGAGCTCTTTGTAGCCGAACAGCGGCTTGCGAGTGTTGGTGGCGATGATCTCGGAAACGATGCCCATCGCAGGCAGCAGGAGCACGTACACCTCAGGGTGTGCGAGGAACCAGAACAGATGCTGCCAGAGAAGCGGGCTTCCGCCGCCGGCCCGTGGGAAGGCGACACCGCCGTAGAACATGTCTTTCGGAATGTAGAAGCTGGTCTCGGCGACGCGATCGAGAAGCTGCAACATCGCGCCCGCCTGAAGAACCGGGAACGCGAGGAGCAAAAGAACCGCGGTGACGAGCTGCGCCCAGACGAACACCGGCATGCGACCGAGAGTCATCCCCTTTGCACGCATGTTGAGGGTCGTGACGAGGAAGTTCACCGAGCCGAGAAGCGACGAGGCGATGATGATGACCATCGCGATCAGCCAGATCGTCTGCCCGGGAGGGGCCACAACCGAGAGCGGTGCGTACGACGTCCAACCGGACTGCGCCGCGCCCCCCGGAGCGAGGAACGAAGACATCATCACGACGCCACCGACGAAGTACACCCAGAACGACGCCATGTTGAGGCGCGGGAAAGCCATATCGTCGGCACCGATCTGCAGCGGCAGAACGTAGTTGCCGAAGGCGGCCACGCCGAGCGGCACGACGCCGAGGAAGATCATGATCGTGCCGTGCATCGCGCCGAGCTGATTGTAGAACTCGGGCGCCATGTAGCCGTACGGCATGTTGTTCTCGCCAAAGATCGTGGAGAGCAGCGTGCGGAACATGCCGAGCTTCTCGGGATCGAAATCGTCACCCGGAGCCGGAATCGCGAGCTGATACCGCATGAGCAACATCATCGAGAACCCGACCAGCAGGAACAGGAATGACGTGATCATGTACTGAATGCCGATCACCTTGTGATCGACGGAAAAGATGTATTTACGCCAGAAGGACTGCGGCTCGTGATGACCGTGCTCGTCGCCGTGACCGTGCTCGTTTGACACAGAAGCTCTCCTCTTCGTGGTCCGTTACTCGAACGATTCGTCGCTTCTGACGATCACGAGTTGCTGGAAGCAGCGGTTCCGGCATCGGCGAGCTTGTACTCTAGCTCTTCCTTGAACCACTCGTCGTACTCTTCCTGAGACTTGACGAAGACGTTGCCCACCATCTTCGTATGGCCGAGACCACAGAGCTGCGCGCAGCCGATCTCGTACTTGCCGGTCTTGTTCGGCTCGAACCACAAGGTCGTCAGCATTCCGGGCAGGATGTCCTGCTTGTTCCGAAAGTTGGTGACCTGGAAATCGTGGATCACGTCCTTCGACGTCATGCGAAGGATGAACGGCTTGTCGACCGGGACGTAGAGATTATTTATGGTCGTGACGTCGTCCAACGAAGCCGGATCGTCGTCGTCGATCCCCATCGGGTTCGACGCCGAGACGAACTTCACATCCCGACGGCCGAACTTCCCGTCCGGTCCGGCGTACTGGAAGTTCCACGCGAACTGCTCGGCGACCATGACGATCTCGAGCGAGTCTTCGACGGGCGGCGTCTCCTGCTTCAGCTCGGCCCACATCGGGATACCGAAAGCCAGGATGAGCCAAACCTCGAAAGCCAGGATGATTCCATCGGGAATGAACGACGCCCTCTCCCCTGCCTGGTGATACGTCGCTTTCCCGCCCTCCTTTGCCCGGTACGCGACCAAGCAATAGGCGAGATAGACTCCCCAGATCACAAACATCGCCACCATGACGACGTGCAGGAGGACCATCAACGAGTCGATGTCCCCTCCGTACGTCGTGGCCACCGGCGGCAAGCCGATCGTGTATCCACCGTCCGAATTCACGCGTTCCCCCTAATCATCCGGAAGTTCAGGCCCAATCCAGCAGAGCTAGAAAAGGGTTTTCAGGGTTAGAGTCAAGGCCTGTGGCACCGCTCATTTCATCAGACACTCTAATGGACGAAGGTCCGAAACGCCCGCGAATTGGGAAATGCCGCAAAATGAGGCTCAAGCGAGGTCGGGCAACGGCAGCTCGACCACGTGGCGCTCGCAAAAGGCGCAGCTGGACACCCCGCGTGCCTCAGCGGCAGGGTCCAGGACGTCCACGGCCCAACGGCGGAAAGCCCGGTAGTTCGAGAACACAGCCTTCGGGTCGCGGCCCCGTTCACCGAGCCGAAAGTGTGGTGCGTCATTCTCCACGGCGAACGGGCAAGCGCGAAACTCGCCGGTCGACCGCAGCACCGGGAAGCAGAGAAGGCACCCCGTCCCATGGCCATGGTAGTCGCTCTGCCGGTCGCGATCGAAATCCTCGGCCGCACCCGCCCCCGACTCGTACAGCACCTTGTAGCCCGAGAAGACGCGCATCGGGTGCTCGCGCGACCAGGCCTCGAGCGACTCCTTGGCGTGATCCGACAACGGTTCGGCATCTCGGCCCATGTAGATCGAGTAGTTGAGAACCGCCTCGGTCTTCTCATCGCTCTCGAGCACGCGGATCAAATGGCTCGCGCGGATGCCGTTCGAGTAGATCGAAAAGAGACCCTCGAAGCCGCGTGCGCGCAGGTACTGCATTGCCCACAGGAGTCCCTCGGTGTGGAGCGTCGGCTCGCCACCGTAGAACTTGATGTTGCCATCCCGTGCGACCTGGCGCGCCGCCTCGTCCAGAACCTGTTCGGAGTACTCCCGATGCCATCCCTCCGGCGACCCGAAGACGGTGCACCACGAACAATCCCGGTTGCAGAAGTTCCCATCGTACAGGAGCAGCTCTCGGAGTTCCGTGTCGCCGTCGTGGAACGTCTCGACGCTCTCGTGGAACGTGATCGGGCGCAGCCGCGGGTCGCGGTTCGAGTCGTTCAGCCCCCAGTCGTACGTATTGTAGACGAGTTCGAGGTCCTCGAGGCCGGCCAGGTCTTCCCCCGTATGCTCAGCGACGAACTGCAGCACGCCATGTCGGTACTCGCCGGTCGACTCGGTGTCACCCGCGAAGTCTTCGGCGTACATCTTGAACAGACGGGAGACGAAGATCTTACCCGCATCGCGATCGATCCGACAGTTCCACTCACTCGCGAGGAAGTGCCGCGTGGCGTCCGCGAGGGTCTTGTCGAGCTCGCCCGGCTCGTAGGCCTTGGGCCGCATCGGGGGGCAGCCGCCCGACGCACAGTTGATCGCGAAGTGGATCCGGGGCTCGGTGAACCGACCTCGCAGGATACGGTGCTCGATGTCGTCGAGGCTGATGGGCGTACCGCCCGCGACGTGGCGCTCTCGCTGGAAGAACTGGCCGTCGCGCGTCTTGAAGACCGAGCGGATCGGGTACTCGTCCATCACCGCATCCAGGACCAGCGCGTTGTACGCATTGATCCAGTATGCGAGCGCGGCGCCCTCCCCTTCGAAGCGAACGGGGTGCGAATCGGGACTCGCGGCAGCGAGCTGCCCCACGACCCCGGCAAGCATGTCCCGCCGCTCGGCGAGGGCCTCGTAATCGACCTTCCCTTGGGCGCTGACGACGGCCGACAGGAGCTGGGTCCACGGTGCGTAGTCGAAGCCCGACGCTTCAGGGGCCATCACCACCTTGCCCTCCGGAGCTCGCGCGGCGGACCTCTCGGTCGCGCTGACTCTGACGGCGCTTTACGCGCTGCCGCACCCAGCCAACCGGGCCCGACGCGACGTAAGTTAGCATCCCAAGGAACAGGAGGATCTGCGGCTGCGCAACGACGAACATCACGAGAATGACCAGGCCGACCAGCGTGTAGAACGGCCGCTGTGCGCGCCAGTCGATGTCCTTGAAGCTGTAGTACCGGATGTTGCTCACCATCAGCAGTGCAAGGCCGTAGATCATGAGGAGCAGCAAAACGTGCTTGCTGGTCTCGCCCTCGCCTCCGAAGAAGAAGTAGAGCAACACCGTCGCCGCGACCATGTCGGCGGCGGCGGGAATCGGCAGGCCGATGAAGCTCTTCTTTTCGACGTGCGCGACCTGCGTATTGAAGCGGGCGAGCCGCAGAGCGCCACACGTCACGTAGAGCGACGCGGCGAGCCAGCCCCAGTGCCCCCAGGGGCCCAGCGCCCAGTTGTACGCGAGGATGCCGGGCGCGACCCCGAACGCGACGAGATCGGCGAGCGAATCGTACTCGACACCGAAGTCGCTCGTGGTGTTCGTGAGTCTAGCGATGCGGCCGTCGAGACCATCGCTCACGTGCGCGATGACGATGCACACGGCTGCCGTCAGGAAATCCCCACTGCTCGCACGAATGATCGCGAACACGCCGAGGAAGACCGTGGCGGTCGTGAACAGGTTCGGAAGGAGATAGATGCCGCGGCGCCGGTCGGCGCCGCCTCGAAGCAATCGAATCGAACGAGGCGGTCGGCTCATCCTTACCCCAACTGACCGAGGACGGTCTCCCCTGCGGTGACCCGATCCCCCGGCTTCACGTTCAATTTGAACCCGCCTGGGACGAATATGTCAACTCGCGAGCCGAGCTTGATCATCCCGACGCGCCCACCCCGCTCGCAGGTCTCGCCCGCCTTGACCCGGCACACGATACGGCGGGCCAGAAAGCCCGCGATCTGGATGAAAACGAGTTCCCGACCGTCGGCGGCCCGCATGACGATCGCGTTCTGCTCATTGTCCAGAGACGCCTTCTCCGAGAAGGCTGCGAAGAATTTCCCCGGGTTGTAGTGAACCGCCACGACCTCGCCGTCTACCGGCGCGCGGTTCACATGAACGTCGAGCGGCGACATGAAGATGCTGATCTTCGCAGCGTCTTGCCTGAGGAACCGCTTCTCCTCGACGGACGGCTCCGCGATCAGCACCTTGCCGTCCGCCGGCGAGACGAGCTGCGTCGCATCCCCCGGAGGCGTGCGACGCGGGTCGCGAAAGAAGTTCGTGAAAAACAGTCCGAAGAACGTGCACACCGAGGCGACCACGCCCAGCACGATGGCAAGCGCACCCGTCGTCAGCGCCACACAAGCCCAGGCTGCCCCGGCCAGGAGGAACGATGTCGAGATGGGCCGATAGCCGTCCGGCGCAAGCGGAAATCCGTCGTCGCCAGCCATATCGGATCCGTCTCCTAGTTCTTCGACTTGTCGACGATGCGCTGCGACTGCATCCAGGGCATCAGGCCCCGCAGCCGCTCACCGACCTCTTCGATCGGGTGATGCTCACCCTCGGTACGAAGCTCTTTGAAGTGGGGCTGACCGCACTTGTGCTCGGTCATCCACTCGTCGGCGAACTTGCCTGACTGGATCTCGGCGAGGATCTCCTTCATCGCCTGGCGGGCTTCGGTTCCGATGATGCGCTTGCCGCGCGTCATGTCCCCGTACTCGGCCGTGTTCGAGATCGAGTAGCGCATGTTCGCGATGCCGCCCTCGTAGATGAGGTCGACGATGAGCTTCACTTCGTGGAGACACTCGAAGTAGGCCATCTCCGGGCTGTAGCCAGCTTCGACCAACGTCTCGTAGCCGGCACGGATGAGCTCGGTGATGCCGCCGCACAGGACGCTCTGCTCGCCAAAGAGGTCAGTCTCGGTCTCTTCCTTGAAGCTGGTCTCGATGATGGCGGCGCGACCGCCGCCGATCATGCTGGCGTACGCGAGCGCGATGTCCTTCGTATCACCGGCGGGATCCTGTCCGACGGCGATCAAGCACGGAACGCCGCGCCCCTTTTCGTACTCGCTGCGCACGAGGTGTCCAGGGCCCTTCGGCGCGACCATGAACACGTTCATGTCCGCTGCCGGAATGATCTTCTTGAAGTGGAAGTTGAAGCCGTGACCGAAGGCCAAGTAGTCGCCCGGCTTCACGTGCGGTGCGATCTCGGCGTCGTAGGTCTCCTGACCGAGTTCATCGGGCACGAGGACCATGATGATGTCGCCCCAGGCAGCCGCGTCGGCCGTCTCCTTCACCGTGAGTCCGGCCGCTTCGGCCTTGGCCCACGAAGCACTCGTCTTGCGCAGGCCGACACAAACGTCGGCGCCGCTCTCTTTCAGGTTGTTCGCGTGCGCATGCCCCTGGCTGCCGTAGCCAACGACCGCAACCTTCTTCCCGGACAAGAGAGCCGGCTTTGCGTCTGCGTCTGTGTAGATGTTGAGTGCCATCGAGCGTGTTCCTTTCGGTGAAACCTGTGAAGGTCTCTAGATGAAATCTGCGTCTCCATCGCGGGAGATTCGTCCTTCGTGTTCGCCGCCGACGTCGAGGTTCGGCTCCGCATCGGGCGCTGCCTTGAGAACCTGCTCGCCGCGGTAGCAAGCCACCATGCCGGTGCGAACGATCTCGAGGATGCCGAACGGTTCGAGGAGTTTCGTGAACGCCTCGATCTTCTCCTGACTCCCGGTCGCTTCTACGACATACGAGCCGGCCGCCACGTCGACGACCTTCCCGCGGAAGATGTTGATCACGCTGAGCACGTCACCGCGCGTAGCCGGATCGGCCTTCACCTTGATCAGGGCGAGTTCGCGCTCGACGCTAGCCACGGCGCTGAAGTCGCCGACCTTGATGACGTTGACGAGCTTGTTCAGGTGCTTCGTGACCTGTTCGAGAACGCGATCATCGCCCTGGGTTACCAGGGTAATGCGCGAGACGGTGGAGTCGGCAGTCTCTGCAACGCACAGGCTTTCAATATTGAACCCGCGCCCGCTGAACAGGCCTGAGACTTTCGCCAACACCCCGAACTCGTTCTCGACGAGAACGGAGATAATGTGACGCATGGGCGAGCGTTTAACGGTTCGCTTCGCCCAAATCGAGCCTGTTCGGGCGCCACGGCCCCCGCCTCACCACGCGTGACAAACCTGTTGCTCTTCCAGGTCCCGAACCCGCAATCGCGTCAGTGGGCCAGGGCGCCTTCGCCCTTGTGGCGGCCGAGGATCTCCATGATGCGATCCTTCCCGGCCAGCTTGAGCTTCTGGAGGCGTTTGCGCTCCGTTTCTTCGTCCTTGGAGAGGTGCTGCTTGCGGTTCAGAGCATCGATCTGATGCTCAAAGCCGACGTGTTCCCGGTAGTACTTATCGAGTTCGGAGTCCGTATCTACCAGGGACTTTATCAACTCCTCGTCGTGCTTCTCCATGTATCGTCTCCTCCGACCGGACAGTCATCCGACCAATGCTGGGGGGGGGGCCCCATTGTTACGCCCGGTGACCACTGTTTTCAATCCTGTTCCGTGCCTCCGGAGCGCCTCTCACGCAACTTGAGCTCGGCCTCGGAAGCCCTGAGATAGGTCGGCGCCAGGTACGCCGTGTCCGCAGGACCATCGGCACGAAAGTACCTCAACCCGAGTTCCGCGACCGCAAATCCCCGCCCTTCTGGGCTTTGTGGGACCGCCTCGATCGCCGCCCGGCGGCCCAGAGCCGCCAGGATTTCGTCCGGATAGCGCTCGCCACCATCTCCCACGACGCGTAGCGTCGGACAGGCGCCCGCGCCGGCCATCAGAGGCCCGCCCATCCGGGCGGCCGCCGACGCCGGTTTTTCGACGGCATCCGCGAGGACGCGCTCTGCTGTGGTCGGCCCCGCAGCGCGAAACAGCGCGGAGTAGACTTCGCCCTTCCGGGCGTCCAGGCACACACAGATGAGTGCCCCCGAGCCGTCGCGCCCCATGCGACAGGCCTCGGTGTGGGCGTAGGCCTCCAGCGTCGAGACTCCGACCAGCCAGGCGCCGGTCGCGAGAGCCAGCCCCTTGGCGGTAGCCAGCCCTACCCGCAGCCCCGTGAACGACCCCGGGCCGATCGAGACCGCGAATCCGTGCACGTCGCCCAGAGCGCAGCCCGCCTGCTCCAGGCATTGGTCGATCGCCGGCAGCAGCGTCTCGGCGTGGCGAAGTTCCTCCTCGTGCGCCACTTCGGCGAGGCGCTTGGGTGGGGCGGCATGCGACTCTTCCACCAAGCCGACGCTCCCGGCCCGCGTGGCCGTATCGATACCGACGACACGCAGGAGCGACGTGGGACCGCTCACCCGACGACGAGTCGATGGATATCGTTGTAGAGCGCGAAGCCCATCAGCGAGATCAGGAGAAACATGCCGACCTGCGTTGCGATCTCTCGGGTCCGAAGCTGGATAGGATGCCCAACGACCTTCTCGATTCCGAGGAACAGCAGGTGGCCTCCGTCGAGGATCGGGATCGGCAGCAGATTGATGACGCCCAGGTTGATGCTCAAGATCGCCATGAACGCGATCAGCGCCTGAATCCCCTCGTTCGCCTGATCGCCCGCGATCTTCATGATCATGATCGGGCCACCAAGACTCGACGCCGGAACGACGCGCTGGAACAACTTCACGATCGAAACGACTGTGAGCCGTACGAACTCAACGGTCCGCATGAAGCCCTGCCCGATCGCGACGATCGGATTGCTGCGCTCGGTGATGATCTTGCCGGCGGGACCGACGCCGATGACCCAGGTCGGGATGGGTTCACCGAAGATCGATGAGCCCTCGATCTGTTTCGGCGTCACCTCCATCGTGCGCTCGACGCCGTCGTGCAGCACCTTGAGCGAAACCGGTGCGCCCTCGCCTGCTTTGATCCCGTTGGAGAGATCCTCCCAGCGATCGATGGCCTGACCGTTCACGGCGACGATCTCGTCGCCCTTCTCGATCCCGGCAGCCGCGGCCGGCATGTCCTCTTTCACGTCACCGATTTGCGACGTCAGAACCGGCACACCGGTCGCGAAGAGGATCGTGTAGAGCAGCCACGCGAACAAGAAGTTGAACACGGGGCCGGCCGAGACGATCACGGCCTTCGCCCAACTCGGCTTCACCGCGAAGGAGTTGTCCTGGTCGACGGTCTTGGGATCCGGATCGCTGCCGTCGTCTTCTTGCCCGACCATCTTCACGAAGCCGCCGAGCGGAATCGCGGAGAGACAGTAGTCGGTATCGCCGACGCGCCTCGAGATGAGGGCCGGCCCAAAGCCGAGGGAGAACTTGAGCACACCGACGCCGACCCACTTGGCCGCCAGGAAGTGTCCGAGCTCGTGTACGAAGATTAGCAACCCCAGAACGAGGATAGCCGCGAGAATATTGGTCACCATACCTTGGGAGCTCCCGGAGACGCTCGGTTCACAATCCGAGGCCCGTGTTCCAATAGTAGGTGAAAACGAACGGCAAAACGAGTGCGTCGATTCGGTCCAGAACGCCCCCGTGGCCAGGCAGGATCCACCCCGAATCCTTGGTGTCGTACGCCCGCTTGAGCATGGACTCTATCATGTCCCCGGTCTGGGACAGGATCCAGATGATCAGCCCCAACCAGAGCGCCGATCCCATTGTGAGTCCCGGGGGCGGCAGCAGCCAGGCGACGAGCCAGGCTATCAAAAGAGCCCCTCCGAGCGCTGCGATCGCACCTTCGACGGTCTTGTTCGGACTGACCCGCGGGAAGAGCTTCGTCTTCCCGGCGAACCGCCCACCGAAGTACGCTGCCGTGTCGGCTGCCATGGTGCATGCGATGACGAAGAAGACCCACCGCGGACCTCCCTCCGGGAGTGCGTGCAATCGCACCGCATGCGGCAAGAACAGGCCGACGTAAAGCGCGGCGAGCAAACTGTGCGCGAGCCGGTCCACAGCGCCGCGCATGTCCGGATCGGCGAGCGCCAGGATCAGCCCGACGGCGAGCACGAGGCAGAGCACCAAGCCGAGCGCATCGGTCCGGTGGAGGATTACAGTGCCGGCGAACAACAATCCCGCGAGGATCGAGAACGCCTGCGACCCGCGA is a genomic window containing:
- a CDS encoding phosphatidate cytidylyltransferase; translated protein: MLRARLATAAVALPSLFWLIFSGPNWAFAGLIVAVTAIGLFEFVGMSAPEHRGSQAFSILAGLLFAGTVILHRTDALGLVLCLVLAVGLILALADPDMRGAVDRLAHSLLAALYVGLFLPHAVRLHALPEGGPRWVFFVIACTMAADTAAYFGGRFAGKTKLFPRVSPNKTVEGAIAALGGALLIAWLVAWLLPPPGLTMGSALWLGLIIWILSQTGDMIESMLKRAYDTKDSGWILPGHGGVLDRIDALVLPFVFTYYWNTGLGL
- the tsaB gene encoding tRNA (adenosine(37)-N6)-threonylcarbamoyltransferase complex dimerization subunit type 1 TsaB; this translates as MSGPTSLLRVVGIDTATRAGSVGLVEESHAAPPKRLAEVAHEEELRHAETLLPAIDQCLEQAGCALGDVHGFAVSIGPGSFTGLRVGLATAKGLALATGAWLVGVSTLEAYAHTEACRMGRDGSGALICVCLDARKGEVYSALFRAAGPTTAERVLADAVEKPASAAARMGGPLMAGAGACPTLRVVGDGGERYPDEILAALGRRAAIEAVPQSPEGRGFAVAELGLRYFRADGPADTAYLAPTYLRASEAELKLRERRSGGTEQD
- a CDS encoding DUF465 domain-containing protein → MEKHDEELIKSLVDTDSELDKYYREHVGFEHQIDALNRKQHLSKDEETERKRLQKLKLAGKDRIMEILGRHKGEGALAH
- the pssA gene encoding CDP-diacylglycerol--serine O-phosphatidyltransferase — protein: MSRPPRSIRLLRGGADRRRGIYLLPNLFTTATVFLGVFAIIRASSGDFLTAAVCIVIAHVSDGLDGRIARLTNTTSDFGVEYDSLADLVAFGVAPGILAYNWALGPWGHWGWLAASLYVTCGALRLARFNTQVAHVEKKSFIGLPIPAAADMVAATVLLYFFFGGEGETSKHVLLLLMIYGLALLMVSNIRYYSFKDIDWRAQRPFYTLVGLVILVMFVVAQPQILLFLGMLTYVASGPVGWVRQRVKRRQSQRDREVRRASSGGQGGDGP
- a CDS encoding phosphatidylserine decarboxylase family protein: MAGDDGFPLAPDGYRPISTSFLLAGAAWACVALTTGALAIVLGVVASVCTFFGLFFTNFFRDPRRTPPGDATQLVSPADGKVLIAEPSVEEKRFLRQDAAKISIFMSPLDVHVNRAPVDGEVVAVHYNPGKFFAAFSEKASLDNEQNAIVMRAADGRELVFIQIAGFLARRIVCRVKAGETCERGGRVGMIKLGSRVDIFVPGGFKLNVKPGDRVTAGETVLGQLG
- the rseP gene encoding RIP metalloprotease RseP, coding for MVTNILAAILVLGLLIFVHELGHFLAAKWVGVGVLKFSLGFGPALISRRVGDTDYCLSAIPLGGFVKMVGQEDDGSDPDPKTVDQDNSFAVKPSWAKAVIVSAGPVFNFLFAWLLYTILFATGVPVLTSQIGDVKEDMPAAAAGIEKGDEIVAVNGQAIDRWEDLSNGIKAGEGAPVSLKVLHDGVERTMEVTPKQIEGSSIFGEPIPTWVIGVGPAGKIITERSNPIVAIGQGFMRTVEFVRLTVVSIVKLFQRVVPASSLGGPIMIMKIAGDQANEGIQALIAFMAILSINLGVINLLPIPILDGGHLLFLGIEKVVGHPIQLRTREIATQVGMFLLISLMGFALYNDIHRLVVG
- the ilvC gene encoding ketol-acid reductoisomerase, translating into MALNIYTDADAKPALLSGKKVAVVGYGSQGHAHANNLKESGADVCVGLRKTSASWAKAEAAGLTVKETADAAAWGDIIMVLVPDELGQETYDAEIAPHVKPGDYLAFGHGFNFHFKKIIPAADMNVFMVAPKGPGHLVRSEYEKGRGVPCLIAVGQDPAGDTKDIALAYASMIGGGRAAIIETSFKEETETDLFGEQSVLCGGITELIRAGYETLVEAGYSPEMAYFECLHEVKLIVDLIYEGGIANMRYSISNTAEYGDMTRGKRIIGTEARQAMKEILAEIQSGKFADEWMTEHKCGQPHFKELRTEGEHHPIEEVGERLRGLMPWMQSQRIVDKSKN